One window of the Marinilactibacillus sp. Marseille-P9653 genome contains the following:
- a CDS encoding aspartate/glutamate racemase family protein translates to MNHHQKVIGVVGGMGPEATASFFYKLIRSTEAKKDQDHYRIVIDNNPKIPDRTKAILGEGESPLSALIETAKNVERAGADVIAVPCITSNYFLAEVQKEVKTPIANVFEALEQYLKTDGFDVRKVGILCTTGTRKMGLFQKNLPFDICYPSEQSQESKVMEAIYGPEGIKQGNTGIAPKRLLQEAALELIDAGVDVIVSGCTEIELALKQEDIEIPLVDPMQVLAQSLTNPTN, encoded by the coding sequence GTGAATCACCACCAGAAAGTAATTGGTGTTGTCGGCGGAATGGGGCCGGAAGCAACGGCTAGTTTTTTCTATAAGCTGATTCGATCTACTGAGGCAAAAAAAGATCAGGATCACTACCGAATCGTGATCGACAACAACCCGAAAATTCCAGACAGGACGAAAGCGATTCTTGGCGAGGGAGAAAGTCCCTTATCGGCACTGATTGAAACGGCAAAAAATGTTGAAAGAGCTGGTGCAGACGTCATTGCTGTACCTTGTATCACGTCCAATTATTTTTTAGCAGAAGTTCAAAAAGAAGTTAAAACGCCGATCGCCAATGTGTTTGAAGCACTCGAACAGTATTTGAAAACGGATGGATTCGATGTCCGAAAAGTGGGCATACTATGTACGACCGGTACACGTAAAATGGGACTTTTTCAAAAAAATCTTCCCTTCGATATTTGCTATCCGAGTGAACAGTCACAAGAAAGCAAAGTCATGGAGGCGATTTATGGTCCGGAAGGTATTAAACAAGGCAATACAGGTATTGCGCCTAAACGCTTACTTCAAGAAGCGGCTTTAGAGCTCATTGATGCCGGAGTAGACGTCATTGTATCGGGCTGTACAGAAATTGAACTAGCCTTAAAACAAGAAGACATTGAAATTCCGTTAGTTGACCCTATGCAAGTCTTGGCACAAAGCCTAACAAATCCTACAAATTAA
- a CDS encoding glycine betaine ABC transporter substrate-binding protein, producing MTSTWKKLGLTAASASALFLVACGNDSDSADSGSESKEINLAYVNWDSEVASTHVVGEVFKDLGYTTTLTPLDNAIMWEAVANDEADAMVAGWLPNTHASQFEQYGDDLDHIGTNLEGAKVGLVVPEYMDVNSIADLTDQADQTITGIEAGAGVMTATETALDTYENLSDWTLQPSSSGAMVTTLGQAYQNEEDFVVTGWSPHWKFQTYDLKYLDDPEGVFGDAETIDTFAREGLAEDMPEAHQVLENFNWTVEDMEAVMLEISEGVDPEEAARNWVDANQDTVDEWTAGVSEE from the coding sequence TTGACATCAACATGGAAAAAATTAGGACTTACAGCAGCATCTGCCTCAGCACTATTTTTGGTAGCTTGCGGAAACGACTCAGATTCAGCCGATAGTGGTTCTGAATCTAAAGAAATCAACCTGGCTTACGTTAACTGGGACTCTGAAGTGGCTTCAACTCATGTAGTAGGAGAAGTATTCAAAGATCTTGGTTACACAACAACTTTAACACCTCTTGATAACGCGATTATGTGGGAAGCTGTCGCTAATGATGAAGCTGATGCAATGGTAGCAGGCTGGTTACCAAATACTCACGCTTCTCAATTTGAACAATACGGTGATGACTTAGATCACATTGGAACGAACCTTGAAGGTGCTAAAGTCGGTTTAGTTGTTCCTGAGTACATGGATGTTAACTCAATCGCTGATCTTACTGATCAAGCAGATCAAACGATTACAGGTATCGAAGCTGGTGCTGGTGTTATGACTGCAACCGAAACTGCATTAGACACTTATGAAAACCTATCTGATTGGACTCTACAACCGTCTTCTTCTGGTGCAATGGTCACTACATTAGGACAAGCTTATCAAAATGAAGAAGACTTTGTTGTAACTGGATGGTCTCCTCACTGGAAATTCCAGACTTATGATCTTAAATATCTTGATGATCCTGAAGGCGTCTTTGGAGATGCAGAGACAATCGATACTTTCGCCCGTGAAGGACTAGCAGAAGACATGCCTGAAGCACACCAAGTTCTTGAAAACTTTAACTGGACTGTTGAAGACATGGAAGCCGTTATGCTAGAAATTTCTGAAGGTGTGGATCCTGAAGAAGCTGCTCGTAACTGGGTAGATGCAAACCAAGATACAGTTGATGAATGGACTGCTGGTGTTTCTGAAGAGTAA
- a CDS encoding CopY/TcrY family copper transport repressor, which translates to MKENQMTTSEREVMKVVWANNSTTSKYISTILEEKMSWKAATTKTLIGRLVKKNHLKATEEGRKFKYSALITEQESLQESSQALLQQVCTKKRGNVLYQMIEETTLSLEDIEQLEQLLSEKKRIAPETVSCQCTPGQCECKQEGEIHCGH; encoded by the coding sequence ATGAAAGAGAATCAAATGACCACTTCTGAAAGAGAAGTTATGAAGGTTGTCTGGGCAAATAACAGTACGACCAGTAAATATATCAGCACAATTTTAGAAGAGAAAATGAGCTGGAAAGCAGCAACGACAAAAACGCTCATTGGACGCTTAGTTAAAAAAAATCACCTGAAAGCGACAGAAGAAGGACGGAAATTCAAATACTCGGCTCTCATCACGGAACAGGAGAGTCTTCAAGAATCGAGTCAGGCATTATTGCAGCAAGTCTGTACAAAAAAGAGAGGAAACGTTCTTTATCAAATGATAGAAGAAACAACTTTAAGTTTAGAAGATATCGAGCAGCTTGAGCAATTATTAAGTGAAAAAAAACGAATTGCTCCAGAAACGGTCTCTTGTCAATGTACACCAGGCCAGTGCGAGTGCAAACAGGAAGGAGAGATACATTGTGGACACTAG
- a CDS encoding heavy metal translocating P-type ATPase, producing the protein MDTRTYPIEGMTCASCAATVEKTAGSVPGVEQATVNLATEKLQVKVADETFEPERLQKDIDAAGYAVRLPEFKTTSFSIEGMTCASCAATVEKTTAHLNGIEKASVNLATEKMTVTYNPLEISTRQITDAVHQAGYEAILEQEPTNDSTLTEPAEEKQSSEQRYRNRAILSAIFTIPLLYISMGHMMGLWLPEFLDPMMYPVTFTLTQLILTLPVMWSGIPYFKQGFKTLRKGHPNMNSLISLGTAAAFVYSLGATMAIVFQGADLAMMLYYETSAVILAFHTLGKYLEERSKGRMSEAIQKLMDLAPDTARIVHNGIEEEVKLEEVTAGDIVRVRPGEKFPVDGVAIKGQTTVDESMLTGESLPVEKQVGDTLIGASLNKNGSVDYRATKVGKDTTLAQIIQLVEEAQGSKAPIAKLADIITGYFVPIVIGLAILSGLVWLIAGQSPLFSLTILISVLVIACPCALGLATPTAIMVGTGKGAEHGVLIKSGDALETMHSIDTVVFDKTGTLTQGEPVVTDIVVSEKGRLTKETLLQLAASLEQGSEHALGEAIVKEAQKKTVQLLEIESFEAIVGHGITGHSENATIYFGNRKLMNEQGVTISHLESEADHMADEGKTPMFLAMDGQLQGLIAVADTLKENSKHTVRSLQDKGIQVVMITGDNTRTAKAIAQQAGIDKVLSEVLPEDKAKEVKKLQEEGRKVAMVGDGINDAPALVQATIGMAIGSGTDVAVESADIVLMRSDVNEVVTALDLSQATLKNIKQNLFWAFAYNLVGIPVAMGLLFIFGGPLLNPALAAVAMSFSSVSVLLNALRLKRFKPYHQAIQS; encoded by the coding sequence GTGGACACTAGAACTTATCCAATAGAAGGGATGACTTGCGCATCTTGTGCAGCCACTGTAGAAAAAACAGCTGGGAGTGTTCCAGGTGTTGAACAAGCCACAGTCAATCTAGCGACTGAAAAACTTCAAGTGAAAGTAGCCGATGAAACATTTGAACCAGAAAGATTACAAAAAGACATTGATGCAGCCGGATATGCAGTCAGGTTACCTGAATTCAAAACTACGTCGTTTTCAATAGAAGGGATGACTTGCGCATCTTGTGCAGCTACTGTAGAAAAAACGACGGCGCATTTAAATGGAATTGAAAAAGCGTCAGTTAATTTAGCGACTGAAAAAATGACAGTGACTTATAATCCTCTTGAGATTTCTACTCGTCAGATAACGGATGCAGTGCATCAAGCAGGATATGAAGCGATTTTGGAACAGGAACCTACAAACGATTCTACTTTGACAGAACCTGCAGAAGAAAAACAGTCTAGTGAGCAACGCTACCGTAACCGAGCAATTTTATCCGCAATTTTCACAATCCCGTTACTCTATATTTCTATGGGACATATGATGGGTTTATGGTTGCCGGAATTTCTTGATCCTATGATGTATCCCGTGACCTTTACACTAACCCAACTCATACTCACCCTACCGGTCATGTGGAGTGGTATTCCTTATTTCAAGCAAGGATTCAAGACTTTGAGAAAAGGTCATCCGAATATGAATTCATTGATTTCTTTAGGAACTGCAGCAGCTTTTGTTTACAGCTTGGGTGCAACAATGGCAATCGTGTTTCAAGGAGCGGATCTTGCAATGATGCTCTACTATGAAACATCCGCTGTGATACTCGCTTTCCATACGCTTGGTAAATATCTGGAAGAGCGGTCTAAAGGTAGAATGTCAGAAGCGATTCAAAAACTGATGGATCTAGCGCCTGATACAGCTCGTATTGTACACAACGGCATAGAAGAAGAAGTTAAGCTTGAAGAGGTTACAGCAGGGGATATCGTAAGGGTTCGTCCAGGAGAAAAATTTCCAGTAGATGGTGTAGCCATCAAAGGACAGACAACAGTAGATGAATCGATGTTAACAGGAGAAAGTTTACCCGTAGAGAAACAGGTAGGAGATACACTGATTGGAGCGAGCTTAAATAAAAATGGTAGTGTAGATTACCGAGCAACAAAAGTCGGAAAAGACACGACGTTAGCTCAAATCATTCAACTGGTAGAAGAAGCACAAGGGTCTAAAGCGCCAATTGCTAAACTAGCAGATATTATTACAGGATATTTTGTTCCGATCGTCATTGGTCTCGCAATCCTGTCTGGTCTGGTCTGGCTGATCGCCGGCCAATCCCCTTTATTCTCACTGACCATTTTAATTTCTGTGTTGGTTATTGCATGTCCATGTGCACTAGGACTGGCAACACCGACTGCCATTATGGTGGGCACTGGAAAAGGGGCAGAACATGGAGTTTTGATTAAAAGTGGAGATGCTCTAGAAACCATGCATAGTATAGATACCGTTGTTTTTGACAAAACGGGCACTTTGACTCAAGGAGAACCAGTTGTAACAGATATTGTCGTCTCAGAAAAAGGGAGATTAACGAAAGAAACCTTATTGCAACTAGCAGCCTCACTGGAGCAAGGGAGTGAGCACGCACTTGGAGAAGCCATTGTAAAAGAAGCTCAGAAAAAAACCGTTCAATTACTTGAAATTGAATCATTTGAAGCAATCGTCGGACACGGTATCACAGGACATTCAGAAAATGCTACGATTTATTTCGGTAATCGAAAACTGATGAATGAACAGGGAGTCACAATCAGCCACCTTGAATCTGAAGCAGATCACATGGCTGATGAAGGTAAAACACCGATGTTTCTTGCGATGGATGGTCAACTACAAGGTTTGATTGCCGTAGCAGATACACTCAAAGAAAACAGTAAACATACGGTTCGTAGTTTACAGGATAAAGGGATCCAAGTCGTGATGATCACTGGAGATAATACCCGTACAGCAAAAGCCATTGCTCAACAAGCGGGTATTGATAAAGTGTTAAGCGAAGTGTTGCCGGAAGATAAAGCAAAAGAAGTCAAAAAACTTCAAGAAGAAGGTAGAAAAGTAGCTATGGTAGGAGACGGGATTAATGATGCGCCTGCACTCGTGCAAGCTACAATCGGTATGGCAATAGGATCTGGGACCGATGTTGCAGTCGAATCTGCAGATATCGTGTTAATGAGAAGCGATGTGAACGAAGTCGTCACTGCACTGGATTTAAGTCAAGCTACACTGAAAAATATTAAGCAAAACCTCTTCTGGGCTTTTGCTTATAACTTGGTTGGTATCCCGGTTGCGATGGGGTTGTTGTTTATATTTGGTGGGCCATTACTGAACCCAGCACTCGCTGCAGTAGCTATGAGTTTCAGTTCTGTATCCGTCTTACTGAACGCTTTAAGACTAAAACGGTTTAAACCATATCATCAAGCAATTCAATCTTAG
- a CDS encoding TraX family protein gives MEHNLEKLDRVKIGLNANVLKLVAVTAMFFDHSLQVFDPGDTPLRWIVHFFGRLAAPLICYLIAEGYHYTSDKRSYTKRLFLFALISHIPYVILFNLNWWMATSVMWSLTLGLVALTAAKHKQMHVLVKVGVVLLCCLAAYPANWHYIAVLWIVSFGVFREQFNKKMLAYTLIGLMFYAVPGLFSMGTFVTYRFGFLMAILFFYLYNGKPGKRNPFYKWAFYWFYPVHLVLFILLSMLFI, from the coding sequence ATGGAGCACAATTTAGAAAAACTCGATCGAGTTAAAATAGGTCTCAATGCAAATGTATTGAAGCTAGTTGCAGTAACAGCGATGTTTTTCGATCATTCACTGCAGGTATTTGATCCGGGAGACACACCTCTAAGGTGGATCGTTCATTTTTTTGGCAGGTTGGCTGCCCCGTTGATTTGCTATCTCATAGCAGAAGGCTATCACTATACTTCTGATAAACGGTCTTATACTAAAAGGTTATTTCTTTTTGCACTCATTTCTCACATCCCCTATGTAATATTATTTAACCTTAACTGGTGGATGGCAACAAGCGTCATGTGGTCACTCACCTTAGGACTGGTTGCTTTGACAGCTGCAAAACATAAGCAGATGCATGTACTAGTTAAAGTAGGTGTTGTACTACTATGCTGCTTAGCAGCGTATCCAGCGAACTGGCATTACATAGCAGTTCTATGGATTGTTAGTTTTGGAGTATTTAGAGAACAATTCAATAAAAAAATGCTGGCGTATACGTTGATTGGTTTAATGTTTTACGCTGTTCCGGGTTTGTTTAGCATGGGCACTTTTGTAACCTACCGTTTCGGATTTTTGATGGCTATTCTATTCTTTTATTTATATAATGGAAAACCGGGAAAGAGAAATCCTTTCTATAAATGGGCATTCTATTGGTTTTATCCAGTTCACTTAGTGCTGTTCATTCTATTAAGCATGTTATTTATATGA
- a CDS encoding RimK family alpha-L-glutamate ligase: MSKVYILHENMDWTKHLIERLEELAVPYEEWDLSEGLVNLSKVPPEGVFYNRMSASSHTRDHRFAPELTDHVLSWLEAHGRKVINGTDAIQLEVSKLKQYIALNNAGIETPKTIGAVGKTQILKAAEQLNEWPFIIKHNRAGKGLGVKLIFTMDELENYVNGSEFEDSIDGISLIQQYIQSDTGSIVRAEFIGETFFYTVEVDSNGEFELCPADNCQIPGTEQSEVKQTDPSPKFEIKDSLLTDTEIETYRQFLLQSHIQVAAIEFIRNRSGKLYTYDVNTNTNYNPDAERKAQKFAMLELASYLKETLNAINIKTI; this comes from the coding sequence ATGAGTAAAGTATATATTTTACACGAGAATATGGACTGGACAAAACATTTGATTGAACGGTTAGAGGAGCTCGCGGTTCCTTATGAAGAATGGGACCTTTCAGAGGGATTAGTAAATCTTTCAAAAGTACCACCAGAAGGCGTTTTCTATAATCGGATGAGCGCTTCTTCACATACTCGAGACCACCGCTTCGCACCAGAATTAACCGATCATGTCTTGAGCTGGCTAGAAGCACACGGGCGGAAAGTGATTAACGGGACTGACGCGATACAACTGGAAGTCAGCAAACTAAAACAATATATTGCTTTGAACAACGCGGGAATAGAAACTCCGAAAACGATTGGAGCAGTCGGGAAAACACAAATTCTGAAAGCTGCAGAACAGTTGAATGAGTGGCCTTTTATTATTAAACATAACCGTGCCGGCAAAGGATTAGGTGTTAAACTTATTTTTACGATGGATGAACTAGAAAATTATGTCAATGGATCAGAATTTGAAGACTCTATCGATGGAATCAGTCTGATTCAGCAGTATATCCAGTCAGATACCGGTAGTATTGTACGCGCTGAATTTATTGGAGAGACCTTTTTCTATACCGTTGAAGTCGACTCCAATGGTGAGTTCGAACTTTGTCCAGCAGATAACTGTCAAATACCGGGAACAGAACAATCCGAAGTCAAACAAACAGATCCGTCTCCAAAATTTGAAATCAAAGACTCCTTGTTGACTGATACGGAAATTGAAACCTATCGTCAGTTTCTGTTACAAAGTCATATACAAGTTGCTGCAATCGAGTTTATTAGAAACCGTAGTGGCAAATTGTATACTTATGACGTGAACACAAATACAAATTACAATCCTGATGCTGAAAGAAAAGCTCAAAAATTTGCGATGCTAGAGCTAGCAAGCTATTTAAAAGAAACGCTTAATGCTATAAACATTAAGACAATATAA
- a CDS encoding M15 family metallopeptidase: protein MKDKKPAIIAVLSIILVLLLVFIVQDVRTNQSRSSEETTYTNQQPSTELPAEPNEPDQEPVEEPEVELPIWNEVGPFELPIVGAGGYTSIKQNLHEQPSVGAPKTTELAAGTAFSIENELNDWWQIRTISGETGWLEQRYAMINLPDIIPSIIYDHSNSYDAKFTSSFVPIPELTGQSLYDMRGYNERLSEETFIMPILYQTARKVQEAQRIALQNGESLKVYETFRPRDVQLLVNDALNRLADTNAEVKKGITAEPWSMTWFINTSVSNHQRGLAIDLTLVKIDELSEQIVGDYYVPEISNYTEYQMQTPFHELSTASAMFTEPIAARDQQGWRNMELSNAVTEPALRMQNYMTEAGFTPLASEWWHFNDIDALDNLKESAGTGEFRITDVKNYPPKWQVVE, encoded by the coding sequence TTGAAGGATAAAAAACCTGCTATTATTGCGGTTTTAAGCATTATACTGGTTCTTTTATTAGTATTTATAGTGCAAGACGTGAGAACAAATCAAAGTCGTTCGAGTGAAGAGACCACATACACGAATCAGCAGCCTTCTACAGAACTACCGGCAGAACCAAATGAACCCGATCAAGAACCAGTGGAAGAACCTGAAGTAGAATTGCCAATCTGGAATGAGGTAGGACCGTTTGAGTTGCCTATTGTTGGAGCCGGCGGGTATACGTCTATTAAACAAAATCTTCATGAACAGCCTTCGGTAGGAGCACCAAAGACTACCGAGTTAGCTGCAGGGACAGCATTTTCAATCGAAAATGAGCTGAACGATTGGTGGCAAATCCGAACAATCTCTGGAGAAACGGGATGGTTGGAACAGCGATACGCTATGATCAATTTACCGGATATCATTCCATCTATCATTTATGATCACTCGAACAGTTACGATGCAAAATTTACATCTTCATTTGTACCGATACCTGAATTGACAGGTCAGTCTCTTTACGATATGCGGGGGTACAACGAACGCTTGAGTGAAGAAACCTTTATTATGCCGATTCTTTATCAAACGGCAAGAAAGGTTCAGGAAGCGCAGCGGATCGCTTTACAAAACGGAGAGTCTTTGAAGGTATATGAAACTTTTCGTCCAAGAGATGTACAGTTACTCGTTAACGATGCATTGAATAGACTTGCAGATACGAACGCTGAGGTTAAAAAAGGCATCACAGCAGAACCTTGGAGTATGACTTGGTTCATTAACACAAGTGTGTCTAATCATCAGCGAGGACTGGCAATTGATTTAACCTTAGTAAAAATCGATGAGCTGTCTGAACAGATTGTTGGAGATTATTACGTTCCGGAAATTTCAAATTACACAGAATATCAGATGCAGACACCATTCCATGAATTAAGCACGGCTTCTGCTATGTTTACAGAGCCAATCGCGGCAAGAGATCAACAGGGCTGGAGAAATATGGAGTTGAGTAATGCGGTCACGGAACCGGCTCTGAGAATGCAAAACTATATGACAGAAGCTGGTTTTACACCGCTCGCTTCTGAATGGTGGCACTTCAATGATATTGATGCTTTAGATAATTTAAAAGAAAGTGCTGGAACAGGAGAATTCCGAATTACAGATGTTAAAAACTATCCTCCGAAATGGCAGGTAGTAGAATAA
- a CDS encoding proline/glycine betaine ABC transporter permease yields MENSILDNIPRLPVSDWISSVIDWLTINLSWLFGAIQDGGSDFMNFVTEMLLLIPPIVFILIMVALAYLATRKFGLPVFTLIGLMYIQNQGLWEPLMYTFTLVIVASLVSILIGVPAGILMAKSKIANIILSPVLDFMQTMPAFVYLIPAVAFFGIGMVPGVFSAVIFALPPTVRFTNLGIRQVSDEMVEAAESFGSTGSQRLFKVELPLAKATMMAGINQTVLLALSMVVIASMIGAPGLGERVINALQRAQVGPGFVSGLALVVLAIILDRIMQGFNTKK; encoded by the coding sequence ATGGAGAATAGTATTTTAGACAACATCCCACGTCTTCCAGTATCCGATTGGATTTCGAGCGTCATTGACTGGTTAACAATCAATCTATCTTGGCTTTTTGGAGCGATTCAAGATGGCGGTTCAGATTTCATGAACTTTGTAACTGAAATGTTGCTTTTGATTCCACCAATCGTATTTATTCTGATTATGGTCGCTTTAGCTTACTTGGCTACTAGAAAATTCGGTCTACCCGTTTTTACACTTATTGGTTTGATGTATATTCAAAACCAAGGACTATGGGAGCCGTTGATGTATACATTCACACTAGTTATTGTAGCCAGTTTAGTATCTATCCTGATTGGCGTTCCAGCAGGTATCTTAATGGCTAAAAGTAAAATTGCGAATATCATTTTAAGTCCAGTATTGGACTTTATGCAGACAATGCCAGCTTTCGTTTACCTGATTCCAGCAGTAGCGTTTTTCGGAATTGGTATGGTTCCCGGTGTATTCTCGGCTGTAATTTTTGCCTTACCACCAACTGTCCGTTTCACGAACTTAGGTATTCGTCAGGTTTCTGATGAAATGGTTGAAGCTGCTGAGTCATTTGGTAGTACAGGATCTCAGCGTTTGTTCAAAGTTGAATTGCCTTTAGCGAAAGCGACAATGATGGCGGGGATTAATCAGACTGTCCTTCTAGCCCTATCAATGGTTGTTATTGCCTCTATGATCGGAGCTCCAGGATTAGGTGAACGTGTTATCAACGCATTGCAACGTGCTCAAGTTGGACCAGGATTTGTTTCTGGACTAGCACTCGTTGTCTTGGCTATCATCTTAGATAGAATCATGCAAGGATTTAACACGAAGAAATAA
- a CDS encoding Mur ligase family protein, producing the protein MIQIAELLDAIKVKESKDHKEQMISEVAYHSGKVKKDTLFVCIRGYKTDGHQFAKQAVEQGATALVVEEFIPGLTVAQYLVEDSRQALAALGDQYYGHPSKDLNLIGITATNGKTSTSFMTNAILEENNWETGLMGTVMVKFGDTLIPSVLTTPESLDLHEYFAKMRDEEISHVTMEVSSSALDLARVGNVDFNIVALNNISREHIDLHGSFEEYYNAKASLIRDATEKEFAVLNLDDKYSASLVNETKASTVTYGIESEDGHLHCSNIDLSTGRGNFTVEIKRPFMTVDGNQVEKARFDISLSVAGYHSVYNALTAIAIGLISGISIETIQSGIKNFKGVERRFQFIYEEEFKIVDDHFANAGNIDVTLETLTKMDYNNLHLVYAIRGSRGVTTNLENAETLAKWVPELGLKKVIVSLSESHVTDKDVVTPEELAAFEKTMKDVGVEVELHHEMPDALQSSLNQVEPGDLIVIGGAQGMDFGAKYILNQIVEMNPSLNAETILAPLEDRVAGIDESFLTEDDVK; encoded by the coding sequence ATGATTCAAATAGCAGAATTACTTGACGCGATAAAAGTAAAAGAATCCAAAGATCATAAAGAACAAATGATATCTGAAGTGGCTTACCATTCAGGTAAGGTCAAAAAGGATACGTTATTTGTTTGTATAAGAGGATATAAAACGGATGGACATCAATTTGCCAAGCAGGCAGTTGAACAAGGCGCAACGGCTCTTGTAGTCGAAGAGTTTATTCCGGGACTCACTGTAGCACAGTACTTGGTTGAAGATTCACGTCAGGCACTTGCGGCTTTAGGAGATCAGTACTATGGACACCCTTCTAAAGATCTGAACCTTATCGGTATAACGGCAACAAATGGTAAAACCTCTACTTCTTTTATGACAAATGCCATACTAGAAGAAAATAACTGGGAGACAGGCCTAATGGGTACCGTTATGGTCAAGTTTGGAGATACGTTGATTCCGAGTGTATTGACGACTCCTGAATCACTGGATTTACATGAATATTTTGCAAAAATGAGAGATGAAGAGATTTCTCATGTCACGATGGAAGTATCCTCTTCTGCCTTAGACTTGGCTCGTGTGGGTAATGTAGACTTCAATATTGTCGCTTTAAACAATATCAGTAGAGAGCATATTGATCTTCATGGATCTTTTGAAGAATACTACAATGCAAAAGCCAGCTTGATTAGAGACGCAACAGAAAAAGAGTTTGCTGTTTTAAATCTAGACGATAAGTATTCAGCATCCTTAGTAAATGAAACCAAAGCTTCTACCGTGACTTACGGTATCGAAAGTGAAGACGGTCATTTACATTGCTCTAATATTGATCTTTCTACAGGTCGTGGGAACTTTACTGTTGAGATCAAACGTCCATTTATGACGGTTGATGGAAATCAAGTGGAAAAAGCGCGTTTTGATATTAGTCTATCAGTGGCAGGCTATCACTCTGTCTATAATGCCTTAACGGCTATCGCAATCGGTTTGATCAGCGGAATTTCAATCGAAACCATTCAGTCGGGAATCAAAAATTTCAAAGGTGTTGAAAGAAGATTTCAATTCATTTATGAAGAAGAATTCAAAATCGTAGATGATCACTTCGCCAATGCAGGGAATATTGATGTAACGCTGGAAACACTGACAAAAATGGATTATAACAACTTACACCTCGTCTATGCTATTCGTGGAAGCCGAGGCGTTACAACGAATCTTGAGAATGCAGAGACGCTTGCGAAATGGGTACCGGAACTTGGTCTGAAAAAAGTCATTGTTTCTTTAAGTGAATCTCATGTTACAGATAAAGATGTCGTTACGCCTGAAGAACTGGCAGCCTTTGAGAAAACGATGAAAGATGTGGGTGTAGAAGTAGAATTGCACCACGAAATGCCGGACGCCCTACAATCGAGTTTGAATCAAGTAGAGCCAGGAGACTTAATCGTCATTGGTGGAGCTCAAGGAATGGACTTCGGTGCAAAATATATTTTAAATCAAATTGTTGAAATGAATCCATCGCTGAATGCTGAAACGATTTTAGCGCCACTTGAAGATAGAGTAGCGGGTATTGATGAATCATTTTTAACTGAGGATGATGTAAAGTGA
- a CDS encoding heavy-metal-associated domain-containing protein yields MRQTLNITGMKCEGCARNVQKNLESIATVETVTVDLEKQIAYVESQGELSKDRAQESLSATAYQVTGIQ; encoded by the coding sequence ATGAGACAAACACTTAATATAACGGGTATGAAATGTGAAGGATGCGCAAGAAACGTCCAGAAAAATCTGGAGTCGATTGCTACAGTGGAGACTGTTACGGTTGACCTTGAAAAACAGATCGCCTATGTTGAAAGTCAAGGTGAGCTGTCGAAGGATCGCGCGCAAGAGTCTCTTTCAGCTACAGCTTATCAAGTAACTGGAATTCAATAA